CTTCTAGCTCCTAGCTagatttgttttgtgttctgtccatactgtctatacacaccatttatttatatgtacagtgcattcagatattattcagaccccttcactttttccacattttgttacattacagccttattctaatatggattaaatagtttttttccttcatcaatctacacacaataccccataatgacatcacaatgccccataatgacatcacaataccccataatgacatcacaatgccccataatgacatcacaatgccccataatgacaaagcaaaaacagtttttaatacatttttgcaaatttgagTATTTCCTTTtacgtaaatatcacatttaaataagtattcagaccctttactcagtactttgttgaagcacctttggcagtgattacagccttgagtcttcttgtgtatgacgctacaagcttggcacacctgtatttggggagtttctcccatcctctcaagctctgtcaggttggatggggagtgccgctgcacagctattttcaggtctctccagcgatgttagattgggttcaagtccaggctctggctaggccacttaaggacattcaaagacttgtcccaaagccactcctacgttgtcttggctgtgtgcttagggttgttgtcctgttggaaggtgaacctttgccacagtctgaggtcctgagcgctctggagcaggttttcatcaaggatctctctgtactttgtttcgttcatctttccctcgatcctgactcgtctctcttggtttcatcagaccagataatcttgtttctcatggtcagagagtctttaggtgccttttagaaaactccaagagggctgtcatgtgccttttactgacgagtggcttctgtctagccactctaccattaatgcctgattggtggagtgctgcagagattgttgtctgtaatgttatcccatctccacagaggaactctagagctctgtcagagtgaccatcgggttcttggtaacctccctgaccaatgcctttctccctgaccaatgcccctTTCTAGAGCTGCCTGGTGggcagctctagaaagagtcttggtggttccaaacttcttccatttaagaatgatggaggccactgtgttcttggggaccttcaatgctgcagagtttttttggtacccttccccagatctgtgcctcaacacaatcctgtctcggagctctacggacaattccttcgaccttatggcttggcttttgctctgacatgcactgtcaactgtgggaccttatatagacaggtgtgtgcctttccaaatcatgtccaatcaattgaatttaccactggtggactccaatcaagttgtagaaatatctcaagggtgatcaatgggaaaaggatgcacctgagctcaatttcaagtctcatagcaaagcatctgaatacttatgtaaataaagtatttcagttttttttgttataCATTGGCAAAAATGTCTCGAAacctgtggaaaaagggaaggggtctgaatactttacgaatgcactgtgtaattatattccagactctgccGTTGCTCGTTCTAATGTTTCTTAATTTAGTTGATTGTTTTTAACTTTTTGTATTATGTATGTAGTGTTATTGTATTTCtaagtattactgcactgttggagtgtACAGTGAGGTCAGACTGGTGATATGAGTTCAGATGTAGGTCAATTCACATCTGACTATTGGTATTATTCACAGTCCCATCCTGGTCAAAAACAGCTGCTctgaaatatgctttttgtgctgAATGTTTATAATCTATCTCTAGTCTAGCCTATATTTAATGGTGAAATGATTACCGATATCTATGTTTATCTCTCACAATTATTCGTTTTGTGTTTCAATGGCCAATAaccaagagaggagagaagcagcaGTGTCTAGTGCCCAGCGTGACTCTGTCACTGTCAGGAGACAACTGCGTCACACACAGGAAATGGGTGTGAGTTAGGACAGGAGCTCATTCACACACATCCTGGCAGGGATGGAAAACATGCATCTTTACCCTCAACCTTCTAACCAGGACGAATAATGGAATAAAAGCCTACCATAAGAAGTCTGTTCAGGTCCTTAATTCAGAATAATAAATGTACATATGTTTCATGCTTTTGTAACATCCCACGACCCTTACGTGGATgatgcaaaaaaaatatatatatatatatatatatatatatatatatacagtatatcacaaaagtgagtacacccctcacatttttgtaaatatttgagtatatcttttttgaagaaatgacactttgctacaatgtaaagtagtgagtgtacagcttgtataacagtgtacatttgctgtccctTCAAATTAACTCAACACACTTCCTTCCATGCAATATTGCTCAAGTAAaaagcaaacctggtttcaaaatagaaataaagcaacacctcacggcacaacgcctctctcctatttgacctagatagtttgagTGTAGGCATTGATGCGTAAGATacctgtgcctttaaaaaaaaacaatgtatgtcgttctgtccttgagctgttgttgtctattcatgttctgtattatgtcaagtttcatgttctgtgtggaccccaggaagagcagctgctgatattacaacagctaatggggatcctaatcaaaTACCAAATATATAGTCTCATAAGTAATTATAGCTAATGATATTTAAAACATCATAGATGGTTTCATTACCACTTATCAGTTATTATGGATACTTATAGTcagttataacacattataaaggATGCTATAAAGCATTATATGTATGTACTTCATAGAAAGTGTTAACTAATCAAGTATTTTTGTGCTCTGTCACTGCTATGGCTTTAGTGAACAAGCTCACTGATTTGAACAGCTCCAAGATAATAACAGTCATTAGCTGACTGGTATCAAGACTTCAGAATATAGCAGTTTATGACTCTACGGTAGCTGCTGTTCAATTTGATTGCATTGCAATGTCTCATACAGAGAGCCtgttaaataaatgtgttttctTCCTTTCTTAGCAGTTAGTCATCCGACAGTACATCAGCGCGTTGCCGTAGTGATCGCGAGCGCCCCTTTCCTCTCTGTGCTCCCATAATCCTGTTGGGCTGTGAGGGTGAGATAAGGCTATAGCAGTGAGCTGTAATCATgctacagagagggaggggtcacACTGTCTGGCCACAACACCTGGATCTACACAACCAAAGGGGACAGAGATGATTAACCCGTCTACTTTCTACAAAGATGCCCTACTCAACATACCAACACTAGGGTTGATGTGACACGCTCATTCTGTACACAAAAGAGGACATGGTAGTCAAAATCACTTTCTCTCTACACAATTgagaaaacatttttatttttgtttcaccgTGAGACATTTAATCGTTTTGTCAAGTGCATCCATCAAAACATTATTTTTCTTAAACTATTCTGGTAGAGTTTATCCCAGAAACCTGGTAATTGTGACTGATGAAATAGACTTCTTGTTCTTATTTCTAGGAATAAATCATGTTGAATCCAGGATACAGGAAAGATACAGAACAAGGTTCCAGTAGTGTAGGTATTCAGTATTCGGATGGAAATAGATTTTGTGGCTCACAAAGACAGTGATTCGTGACTTTGCCTGGCCTAcccagggaccccccccccccccacacacacacacatagatgggCCAGTGGCTCTCTGAGAACAAGCGCTCTAATCAATACGCTTAGATAAGGAGATACTGACAGAGATGAAGGTCAGCTATTTGGGTCTGTTTCTTCACAGGGAGAACTCCTCTACTCATCCTGTCTCAATACAACCCAACAACACACTGTTGTCCATAAAGATATGTAGTCTTTCTGAGAATCTTGTGTTAGGATATATGGTATGTAAACAATACTTAAAACAAAACATGTCATCTGAAGTTGCTTCCTTCCCTCCTGTATTTCATGACACAGGATATACTGACAGAATTGCAGTCCTTCCAACGTGCTGATGACAGCTGTCAATGCTGACACGTACTGGTTTTCAATTATATAATCAACTGTGCTGTTTAACACAAATGTTCCTCCTAGAGAGGATGAAAATGTGTTGTACCCCAGTAGAACTCACCAGTCCTGCACACAATGGAAGGACTCCTCGTTGGTGATGTCATACATAAGGATGAAGCCCATGGCTCCCCGGTAGTATGCAGTGGTGATTGTCCGGTACCGCTCCTGTCCCGCTGTGTcctggagagagatacagaacaTTGTTGTTGctggtcacaaacacacacacacacaaacacacgcacacacacacacacacacacacacagtcactcacagtAAGTCACACAGAAAATCTCCAATCCATGTGTGTATTTATTCTGGACTGGTttggctagctgtgatgatcatgTATCCTGCATCGCCGGCTGGTttggctagctgtgatgatcacgTATCCTGCATCGCCGGCTGGTttggctagctgtgatgatcacgTCTCCTGCATCGCCGGCTGGTttggctagctgtgatgatcacgTCTCCTGCATCGCCGGCTGGTttggctagctgtgatgatcacgTCTCCTGCATCGCCGGCTGGTttggctagctgtgatgatcacgTATCCTGCATCGCCGGCTGGTttggctagctgtgatgatcatgTATCCTGCATCGCTGGCTGGTttggctagctgtgatgatcacgTATCCTGCATCGCCGGCTGGTttggctagctgtgatgatcacgTCTCCTGCATCGCCGGCTGGTttggctagctgtgatgatcatgTATCCTGCATCGCCGGCTGGTTTGACTAGCTGTGATGATCACGTCTCCTGCATCACTGGCTAGTttggctagctgtgatgatcacgTATCCTGCATCGCCGGCTGGTttggctagctgtgatgatcatgTATCCTGCATCGCCGGCTGGTttggctagctgtgatgatcatgTATCCTGCATCGCCGGCTGGTttggctagctgtgatgatcacgTCTCCTGCATCGCCGGCTGGTttggctagctgtgatgatcacgTATCCTGCATCGCCGGCTGGTttggctagctgtgatgatcatgTATCCTGCATCGCCGGCTGGTTTGGCTAGCTGCGATGATCATGTATCCTGCATCGCCGGCTGGTttggctagctgtgatgatcatgACGGTCATTATCTATTCACAAATTCTAGAGGTCCAAGTCTCCCCAGTAAATGAATAATGCACTatgataaataaatcaaataatccAAATCCCTCTCCATGCCTGCAGGGCCCATCCCAAACAGAGCAATTGATACAAGCACAACAGGGTGTCTGGTGATGTCTCCACACCCCATGGGAAGCAGACCATTGATCCCATATACCGTAGCTAACCATTGAAATAGAGAGACATTTCAAACGCCATGCTGATTAGTCACTGTGGTGGCTGAGACCTACTAGCCATATTATACTGATTATGTCATGTCTATGGGTTTTTACAATAAACCTCTTGTATAGGGGCACTCAGCAGTGTGCTATTTCCACAGCGACGCCAAACAGTGCTGGGTTACATTAGCTACAGAGAGaggcctgctctgctctctctgtgaATATGGCTATAATTGTGTCTGTGTGGTAGCCAACGGACATCTCTGACCTTCAAAAGCACACACAGCTCAGAGGCTGTCTACCTCAATCTCCCTCATACAGCAGCTGGGCTGAGCAATGGAAACCCACAAATATACACAGTAAAGCATGGACGTACGTGCACCTGCATGCAgatgttcaggtgtgtgtgtctatatattagtGCGAACAATGAACTGTAGAATGTTTTTGTACAATACAATTCAGTAGGCCATAGCATTACCTACTTCTACATAATGTTTCTTAAGTACATTTCtttatcgttttttttttttattattatgaaAATGGTTCTCTTTTTTTTTGCAGACTGTGACATTGCTTTACATTAAACATTCATCTTCTAGACAATGCTTTGACTGTTGACTTTCCTCTTGGCTGAATACTGAAGACATACTGTATGCATCCACACATTTCACTACCCTATCGATTCAGGGCCAAGTGCTTGCCAATGACTCATTTCATCTTGGGGCTATTTGAGTGGGCAGCTTTGCTTGTTCTTAGCTAAAAGACACAGCGAGACAGAAAAATCCTGCTGAGTCCAATGAACAGGAGCTCCATTTGAAACGAATTGACTGAGTTTTATTTCATCATCGCCATGGCACCACAGAGCAGCTTACACTGTGAATAAGCCCAACAAATGGACAGAATCTTTAGTACAGTCCGTGAAGAGTGACAATAGGCCATCTTATTTGAATCTTACTGGTAAATTTGAATCTTACTGGTACTGTGGCTCGTCGGGAATAGTACAGTACCCAAACAGCCCAATTAGACAACCTAGAGCTATTCAATTGAATGCTCTCTCTGGCAATCCTGCGTCTGTTAGAACCCGCTTGTTTTTGCTTAACTGACAAAAACCCACTACCCTTATTACTCACTAATTAAACTGTTTACATTCAACCCTCAGCTGATTAACTGCTACAGTCCTGTCTGGGACCAATGAATTGGTGGAACAGACAGTAAATATGACAGTGAACAGCATTGCCTCTcccggaaagagagagagcgggtgttTGGAGGAAGCATGCTTTGAATTGTCACCTTAGCAATCTCAGAGGTGCTCAGAAACAAACTCCTTCAACTCCAAATCTCCTAATAAAAAAAAGCTGTAGGCGAGGTcggacacacacaggaggagaACACAGTCTGAGAGGAGTGTTGTTCAGTGATCCATACACATCCATCTGCCTCTATTCTCTACACTGCCCTGCCTCGCGTTCCATCACGGTAGGCCTTGCTCCTACATCTTAGCAGCACAATCCAACTCAAATGTTTCATGTCAAATGCCACATTTAATGTTATTGTGACTGGATCCTAGTCTGCATGTTGGCTTTTAGAAATCTATAACAACGTAGAAAGGCAGTATCATTACAAGCTTTAAGGGACTGGGGTTGAAAGTGATTTATAAGCCCCAATCCCTTAAAGCTTGAAACGATACTGCCTTCTACATTGTTATAGACTTCTAACAGCCAACGTGCAGACTAACCTGTGACAGGTTATGACTAGATGCACACTTGTAGTTAAACTTAACAAACATACATTTGGGGGGATATATAAGGCAAATACTGCAATTGAATGAATAGCTCATATTTGTGCACACTGTAGTTGAATAGCTTCACTTACAGTACACTAGACATTATCTATCACAATAGTGAGTACCCCGGACTCTAGCGACAGACCTACCCAGATCTGCAGTTTGATCCTCTTGTCGTTCTTGTAGACGGTCTTGACTTTGAAGTCAATGCCCACGGTGCTGACGAAGGCTGAGGTGAAGGCGTCGTCAGCGTAGCGGAACAAGAAGGAGGTTTTACCCACGCTGCTGTTGCCAATGATCAGCAGTTTGAACATGTAGTCAAAGTTCTGGTCCCCGCCCTCCTTCCCTTGAGTGGTCCCCTGAGTGGCAGCCATCTGGAAAGACCAGGAGTCACAGTGCCAAAGGTTATGACAAACATGAAATCAACTCATTGGCATTAGCAATGTCACTCTAAGGTTTAGATATGTTGCATGGAAGGCGGATGTCACAGACGTGTAAAAGAAGAATATATTATTCAaatgatcacacgcaaacacaccaGCCTCTGAGATTGGTGTTAAAAGCATACAGACTGTGTCTGATGGCAGATGGCTGTGTTGGATAAACAAAAAGAGCACTACACACCCTAGGGTTGGTGAAGAGTCCACCTGTGTTCTACATCTTCACATATGTGTGCCTGCCAATGAACATTAGTCAGATCCTTCCCAAGCAATCTATACCATACCCAGCAGGGtgtggaaggtgtatgatcaaTTAGGCTTGGATTTATCAATGGTTATGCCAATCCATTCAACAATCCAACAATTATTGACAAAAAAACAAATGTGGAATGTTTCATCTTTCTTGCGAAATTCGTCTGCATTTGTCAGCATTCTATATAAATAGAACTGGGCTACAGCAGACATCTTTGTTCCTAGTAGCCTAAATGTTTTCACTGTGCATCAGCAATTTGCCATGTCAAGCATGTGCCTGTTCTGTTAAACGGAGAAGGATTATTTCGGTTTTACATCAAGCAAGCCTAAACTGCACTATTAACAACCCCGTACTGTCTATGTACAATGTTTCACAAACAAAATGTCCTATTACCGATAACAATCATCTAGAAATACATGGGCACTGCATTTTAGGTGTTTTATGTGCTAATTCCATTTAGAAATGTTATGAGAACGACGAAAATACACTATTCCATTTTGCTACACAAATGTAGGCTAGTTCTCGTAAATTGGATAAAACCTTGCAGAATTTTGGAACATCGGAAATACAGCCTAGAATCAAGTTCTTTGCGGAATTCTATAACAGTCTAGCAAAAAATGACATGAtgcagaaaaaaatattttaaatcatAGCAAACCAACCTGCGTCGAAGGCTTCGTGTCAGTCAGTGGCTTTTTCTGTTTTTATATAAATGTTTTACTGTAGAAGACGGTTCGGTTTGATGCTCGACAATTTCAGCACCTGGGAGCTGTCCCTGTGTTCCGAAGCTGAACTGTCCGGCCCAAACGCGCGCCAGTGTTCGTTCGTTGTAGAGCGTAGTAAGCGCATTCGACGTCAAAGTTCACAATATGGAGCTTGTAGTCTTTATAATTCCAAAAGGGTGACTGCATTATTCAGCATGCAACACAGTCACTTTGACAACATTCATTTTGACAACTCCAGACTATAATATTTTTCAAAAATTGATATTTTTGTGAACATTTTCATTCATCTAATAATGTATTTTGACAATTATACAATTTCCTCCGTGAAATTACCAAAAAATATGCTTGCTCTTAGAAAAGACAATATAACATTTCAGAAATGTAAAGCACAATTACAATGTGCATTTAGcctaaattaatttgttcaatgtaGCCTAATGATGATGTGTGTTGAGTCATTCTGAAGTCATCGGGTTTCATCTAGGTACCATATGACTATGGGAACTGCAATACTTGGAGGGGGGATATGAGAAAATGTGGGAAATATTTTGCTATTGTCGTACAAGCTTGGATTCTGCACCTCTCATCTCAGCGCCACACACACAGGATGCTGAGACTGAAGCTACAGTAATAGATGCCAAACACTGGTGTAGATTAAACCCGGTCCTGACCTGGACCAAAATGTACTTCCAATGGGAATTCTCCATTAAGACAGTCCAGGCCCAGGCTGGGAAACCAGCCCTTATTAAACAGGCCCTAGAAAAGTAGATGATATTCTTTGTATAGGTCTAAAATACAACATTTTATTCAGACATTAATTGTGACAAATGCAAACATAGGGGTTATTAACCTGTTGGATCGCACCACAAATGCTTAAAAGATAGCATTTGGAGACAGTGGCCAgataaacaaaaccaaagcatggattgctgtttTGTGAGACTTTTTTTTCAGTTATTGGTAAGATTTCACATTTGTAGCTATTTCTGTCACTCCACCTAGTGTTACGAATAGGAATGAAGACCGTTCCGTTTTAAAATAAGCCTACATTGAAATTCAAAGTTACTGAGACATGGTATTGGGACCTGGaaatctaaacacacacactatgcaaTATTTAATAATAGATCATCCTAGTCAACATTTCACTCAGCCCATTATCATCTGTGACAGGCTCCCATGGCTGCTGTTCTGGACTACTGGACCACACCTGTTCTCTGTTGCTATTTCTGATCTGACTAGCCTGAGTGTCAGTCTGTTTGTGCTTTCATGCCAACTACTTGGCACTCATTGCCATGCCAAACAATGTCAGCAATGTTCGAGGACCAGTCTATCACATTATTACTGTTGTGATCAACTAGACACCACATGTCATCTGTGTTGACATTTCTTACAGTCCTGAGGGGAAAAAACATGCTGGGAGGAATCAGATTGTCAGATTAGTCTTTAAATTAAAGTCACAATAACTTTCTGTATTTTACACATGCCATTGTGAATATAAATATGACCGTTAAGTCTCGCATGTTCCCTTTGGTCTACATCTGAACAAATTGTGTTATGTAAAATAGAATTGTTTAAATCAATATATCTGATTAAAATGTTGGAATAGTTCAcgcaaattacaaaatgacatgaTGGTtaccttaccctgtaagcagtctatggacaaggtgtGACAGCAATCCATTATTTGGTTTAGTTTCTctggcactgtttccaaatgctaacgttttagcattcgtggcacaaatcccagtcaagtcatgggaccgatattaGCATTTTGCACGCGTCATGCTCAAATAATTTGTAAATTACTTTGTTGAGCTTCACCATCAATTTGCGATACTTGCGGGTGATTTGGACATGATGCACAAAAAATTATAATATCGgtaccatgacttgaatgggatttgtgccacgaatgctaaaacatacagtgccttgcgaaagtattcggcccccttgaactttgcgaccttttgccacatttcaggcttcaaacataaagatataaaactgtatttttttgtgaagaatcaacaacaagtgggacacaatcatgaagtggaacgacatttattggatatttcaaacttttttaacatatcaaaaactgaaaaattgggcgtgcaaaattattcagcccctttactttcagtgcagcaaactctctccagaagttcagtgaggatctctgaatgatccaatgttgacctaaatgactaatgatgataaatacaatccacctgtgtgtaatcaagtctccgtataaatgcacctgcactgtgatagtctcagaggtccgttaaaagcgcagagagcatcatgaagaacaaggaacacaccaggcaggtccgaaatactgttgtgaagaagtttaaagccggatttggatacaaaaagatttcccaagctttaaacatcccaaggagcactgtgcaagcgataatattgaaatggaaggagtatcagaccactgcaaatctaccaagacctggccgtccctctaaactttcagctcatacaaggagaagactgatcagagatgcagccaagaggcccatgatcactctggatgaactgcagagatctacagctgaggtgggagactctgtccataggacaacaatcagtcgtatattgcacaaatctggcctttatggaagagtggcaagaagaaagccatttcttaaagatatccataaaaagtgttgtttaaagtttgccacaagccacctgggagacacaccaaacatgtggaagaaggtgctctggtcagatgaaaccaaaattgaactttttggcaacaatgcaaaacgttatgtttggcgtaaaagcaacacagctcatcacactgaacacaccatccccactgtcaaacatggtggtggcagcatcatggtttgggcctgcttttcttcagcagggacagggaagatggttaaaattgatgggaagatggatggagccaaatacaggaccattctggaagaaaacctgatggagtctgcaaaagacctgagactgggaaggagatttgtcttccaacaagacaatgatccaaaacataaagcaaaatctacaatggaatggttcaaaaataaacatatccaggtgttagaatggccaagtcaaagtccagacctgaatccaatcgagaatctgtggaaagaactgaaaactgctgttcacaaatgctctccatccaacctcactgagctcgagctgttttgcaaggaggaatgggaaaaaatgtcagtctctcgatgtgcaaaactgatagagacataccccaagcgacttacagctgtaatcgcagcaaaaggtgtcgctacaaagtatcaatttaagggggctgaataattttgcacgcccaatttttcagtttttgatttgttaaaaaagtttgaaatatccaataaatgtcattccacttcatgattgtgtcccacttgttgttgattcttcacaaaaaaatacagttttatatctttatgtttgaagcctgaaatgtggcaaaaggtcgcaaagttcaagggggccgaatactttcgcaaggcactgtatcaggcCTTGTgaatagactgcttacagggtaaggaaaccaatgtgtaattttgaaaTTTGGGTCAACTATCCCTTTAACGACTTCCAGACACACCAAAAAGTTATATAATCGGACAGACAGTTGTTGTCCACCTCAGTTATGGAAAGTACATTACCTATCCATGTACCGGGAAACGGATTTGATTGGGTATGTTAATGATTCATCTCCTGGCAGGAATTAAGCCTTTGGCCGTTTTGTTTATAGTGCATAATTAATGAGAGACTGGGTTGTTTGATTGGTGTCCACTGACCGTTTGGATTGCTGCTTGAAAGGGGGCGACTGAAGTAGGTCACAGTTGCAAAGCCTCATGTGCTCGTTTTACTAAATTCTAGGATATTTGTACTTACTGTGCAACATTTATGCAAATATCTTATAAAGTAACCGATCGGATCAACTTGCATGTTGTTTAATATTACAGCACATGTTTTCTCGTCTCCAAATATTTCTGCAAATGTGTATGTTCTATAGAACATACGGCTTACAGAATCAAAGTGCATAAAACGATGTGGGAAATATCTTGCGTAATATCCACTCACCAAAATGAATAGAGGCATTGATATAGTAGCACGTTCTCTTTGCACAATTCTTTGAAAAGGTTTTGATGACGGAAGTTTCATAAATATAACTTTTTTATTTAGTACGCTGCACGATAATAGTGCCATGGCACCCTCTGCTGGGTGCTTGAGTTCTTGCATGTCTAGATATTGAATTACAGTATTACATTTCGATGCCTATGACAAAAATGTCATTATTAGAGGAGCTCCATTTGCAATGCTTCACAAATATTTGGAAtacctgtaaaaaaaaatgttcagGTATTTTTTCATGATTgtgtcaaaataaaaaaatagcaaGACATTAAGCCTATCCCTGTCTACCTTACTGTTGCCTCTGCTGTTTTGGTTGGCCTAAAGTACTAATATGGATGCTAACCACTGTTTTATGTAGCCTAATAGAGAGTTTATCATGGAGGACTCCACAGAATTCATCCTCCAGGACCAAGGCTCCAGAACGGTCCACGGCAGTAAGGACAACCCCATCCTGACAGCCTCCACTGGGGCTTTGCTCGCTGGCCTCTACGGGATATGGACTATGTTTTCCCTTCCTGACTTCTGCAAAgtaccaagaagactcaaggtatGTCTCATTCACACGAATGTGCTCAGGCCCCTATAACTGTACAGTGAAATCAATAAACAATGCTTTGCTGCTTGTCTTGGGAGTGCTTTATCTGTGTTCCACGATGCCTTCAAAAGGAAAATGGGGCTTATGTGGTAAGTCAAATATTTGTAGAACACACAATTGGTAAgtcaaatacactgagtgtacaaaacattaggaacaccttcctaataatgagttgcaccccctgttgccctcagaacagcttcaattcgtcggggcatggactctgtaAGGTGTCGAA
The genomic region above belongs to Oncorhynchus mykiss isolate Arlee chromosome 6, USDA_OmykA_1.1, whole genome shotgun sequence and contains:
- the LOC110526888 gene encoding ras-related protein Rab-3C, with amino-acid sequence MAATQGTTQGKEGGDQNFDYMFKLLIIGNSSVGKTSFLFRYADDAFTSAFVSTVGIDFKVKTVYKNDKRIKLQIWDTAGQERYRTITTAYYRGAMGFILMYDITNEESFHCVQDWSTQIKTYSWDNAQVVLAGNKCDMEEERVVAADSGRQLAEQLGFEFFETSAKDNINVKQTFERLVDIICDRMSESLDTDPAVTTGTPSAKLTDSAPPLQQSACNC